A stretch of Desulfurivibrio alkaliphilus AHT 2 DNA encodes these proteins:
- the modA gene encoding molybdate ABC transporter substrate-binding protein has protein sequence MKKIKALLFGGILLFLPAAPAAAQELLVSTAASLSNAMNSVKAEFEQLNPGVRVTVNYASSGALFRQIKQGAPVDVYASANPQWMNEAVQGGFVQGDEAVIFAHNTLVLAVPAANRAAVAKTEDLKGERVRRIGVGTPTTVPAGAYAKTALTDLGLWEELLPKLIFAENVRQVLDYVRRGEVDAGLMYATDAARGGERVKVVATLSLPQPVSYSVASLKDSREPELAGRFVQFILSDQGQEILAGHGFKR, from the coding sequence TTGAAAAAGATTAAGGCATTATTATTCGGTGGCATTCTTTTATTCCTGCCGGCCGCACCGGCCGCCGCCCAGGAACTGCTGGTGTCCACCGCCGCCTCACTGAGCAATGCCATGAACAGCGTCAAGGCGGAGTTCGAACAACTCAACCCCGGCGTGCGGGTAACCGTCAACTACGCCTCTTCCGGGGCCCTTTTCCGCCAGATCAAACAGGGCGCGCCAGTGGATGTGTACGCCTCCGCCAACCCGCAATGGATGAACGAAGCTGTCCAAGGCGGTTTCGTCCAGGGGGATGAGGCGGTAATCTTTGCCCACAACACCCTGGTCCTGGCGGTTCCGGCGGCAAACCGGGCGGCGGTGGCCAAAACCGAGGATCTCAAAGGAGAGCGGGTACGGCGGATCGGAGTGGGAACCCCGACAACCGTTCCGGCGGGCGCCTATGCCAAGACCGCTCTTACGGACTTGGGACTTTGGGAGGAATTGCTGCCCAAACTGATTTTCGCCGAGAACGTGCGCCAGGTTCTCGACTACGTCCGGCGCGGGGAAGTGGACGCCGGGCTGATGTACGCCACCGACGCCGCCCGGGGCGGGGAGCGGGTCAAGGTGGTGGCCACCCTGTCCCTGCCCCAACCGGTGAGCTATTCTGTTGCATCGCTCAAGGATAGCCGGGAGCCCGAGCTGGCCGGCAGGTTTGTGCAGTTCATCCTTTCCGACCAGGGTCAGGAAATCCTGGCCGGGCACGGCTTCAAAAGGTAA
- the modB gene encoding molybdate ABC transporter permease subunit — MLAASFWIPLQLTLRVATLATLIALIFGVLLAWIIHRFRFPGRDGLDALLTLPMVLPPTVLGYYLIVLVGRNGVLGRWLESTFGITLMFTWQGAVLAAAVVAFPLVFRATRAALENVGRNCEDAARTLGCSEWQVFLRISLPLARRGIMAGTMLAFARAMGEFGATLMVAGNLPGRTQTLSLAVYSAVQAGDDSLANQLVLLLSVVCVAILWAANRLGQPKWEVKG; from the coding sequence ATGCTTGCAGCATCATTCTGGATTCCCTTGCAACTCACCCTGCGGGTGGCCACTTTAGCCACCCTGATCGCCTTGATTTTCGGGGTGCTGCTGGCCTGGATCATCCATCGCTTCCGCTTTCCCGGCCGCGACGGGCTGGATGCCCTGCTTACCCTGCCCATGGTTTTGCCACCCACGGTGCTGGGCTACTACCTGATCGTCCTGGTGGGCCGCAACGGGGTGCTCGGTCGCTGGCTGGAGTCTACCTTCGGAATAACCTTGATGTTCACCTGGCAGGGGGCGGTGCTGGCCGCGGCGGTGGTGGCTTTTCCCCTGGTCTTCAGGGCGACCCGGGCCGCCCTGGAAAATGTGGGCCGCAATTGTGAAGACGCGGCTCGAACCCTGGGCTGCAGCGAGTGGCAGGTTTTCTTACGAATTTCGCTGCCCCTGGCCAGGCGCGGAATCATGGCCGGAACCATGCTGGCTTTTGCCCGGGCCATGGGCGAGTTCGGCGCCACCCTGATGGTCGCCGGCAACCTGCCCGGCCGCACCCAGACCCTCTCCCTGGCCGTCTACAGCGCGGTCCAGGCCGGAGATGACAGCCTGGCCAACCAACTGGTCCTGCTCCTGTCCGTGGTCTGCGTAGCCATTCTCTGGGCCGCCAACCGACTGGGCCAGCCCAAATGGGAGGTCAAGGGTTGA
- a CDS encoding NAD-dependent epimerase/dehydratase family protein, translated as MERGGFTCLGNVIKTGLLVGGSGLIGGGILHYFKKQADCEFELLAPNSKQLSLRDPEDIRAWLQRFRPEFIVNCAITALDSSPLLAYETNYLGTIYLARAALELKIPYIHFSSAAVLPPGENLTEDDHLELTPDLPNYPKSKLLAELALAELHRKYGLDYTNIRLAVVYGAHDHKVQGFHRLLFSIADQTMPLLFTNRQAIHSYSNAKKVPPFVHHVLRHREEFSGKTWHFVDPLPVSLSELIITIKSYLELKRPREIYLPYPLARFGAGVMRGITRLLGRIGIEARMPAELLFMENFYQTQTLSSRRLQSSSFVDPKPEATVFTELPHLLEYYLSRWEALNLITTYNQDFFACRQRGEEFTRDPQSLLKELDEEVGRPLLGDSEPS; from the coding sequence ATGGAACGGGGGGGATTTACCTGTTTGGGCAACGTGATCAAGACCGGCCTGCTGGTGGGGGGCTCCGGCCTGATCGGCGGTGGCATTCTCCACTACTTCAAAAAACAGGCCGATTGCGAGTTTGAACTGCTGGCCCCCAACAGCAAACAACTTTCCCTGCGCGACCCGGAAGATATCCGCGCCTGGCTCCAGCGCTTCCGCCCCGAGTTTATCGTCAATTGCGCCATCACCGCCCTTGATTCCAGCCCGCTGCTGGCCTACGAGACCAACTACCTGGGCACCATCTACCTGGCCCGGGCGGCCCTGGAGCTCAAGATCCCTTATATCCATTTCAGCTCGGCGGCGGTGTTGCCCCCCGGCGAAAATCTTACCGAAGATGATCACCTGGAACTGACCCCCGATTTGCCCAACTACCCCAAGTCCAAACTGCTGGCCGAGCTGGCCCTGGCCGAGTTGCACCGAAAGTACGGTCTTGATTACACCAATATCCGCCTGGCAGTGGTTTACGGCGCCCATGATCACAAGGTGCAGGGCTTCCACCGGCTGCTTTTTTCCATCGCCGACCAGACCATGCCGCTGCTCTTTACCAACCGGCAGGCGATTCATTCCTACTCCAACGCCAAAAAGGTACCCCCCTTTGTGCACCACGTGCTGCGCCACCGGGAGGAGTTCAGCGGCAAGACCTGGCATTTTGTCGACCCTTTGCCGGTATCGCTCAGCGAGTTGATCATCACCATCAAGTCTTACCTGGAATTGAAAAGGCCGCGGGAAATTTATCTGCCTTACCCCTTGGCCCGCTTTGGTGCCGGGGTGATGCGGGGGATAACCCGGCTGCTGGGGCGGATCGGCATTGAGGCCCGGATGCCGGCGGAACTGCTGTTCATGGAAAATTTTTATCAGACCCAGACCCTCTCATCCCGGCGGCTGCAGAGTTCCAGCTTCGTCGACCCCAAACCGGAAGCCACGGTGTTCACCGAATTGCCCCACCTGCTGGAGTATTATCTTTCCCGCTGGGAGGCCCTTAACCTGATTACCACCTACAACCAGGATTTTTTTGCCTGCCGCCAGCGGGGGGAGGAGTTTACCCGGGACCCGCAAAGCCTGCTCAAAGAGCTGGACGAGGAGGTCGGCCGACCATTGCTGGGGGACTCGGAGCCGTCCTGA
- a CDS encoding TetR/AcrR family transcriptional regulator — protein sequence MATVFFAEKGFRETAIGDIAKMIGVADGTVFYHYKTKEDLFVAVLEKFKEQLIQESRDFLAGQEFADGLAMVKGLVGFYLGLAARMEERFLLLHRHYPYKLAEENPNCRRHLEDIYDFFAGTFEQAIRRGQEDGSIRELPAHKTALLIFTMVDGLVRIGTYRLYQPGSLYDELVDSVQRMLSR from the coding sequence ATGGCCACCGTTTTTTTTGCCGAGAAGGGTTTCCGGGAAACCGCCATTGGCGACATCGCCAAGATGATCGGGGTGGCCGACGGCACGGTCTTTTACCATTACAAAACCAAGGAAGATCTTTTTGTTGCGGTGCTGGAGAAGTTCAAAGAGCAATTGATCCAGGAGAGTCGCGATTTTCTGGCCGGGCAGGAATTTGCCGACGGGCTGGCCATGGTGAAAGGGCTGGTGGGGTTTTACCTGGGCCTGGCCGCCCGGATGGAGGAGCGTTTCTTGCTGCTGCACCGGCATTATCCCTACAAGCTGGCCGAGGAAAATCCTAACTGCCGGCGGCATCTCGAGGATATTTATGATTTTTTCGCCGGCACCTTCGAGCAGGCCATCCGCCGGGGCCAGGAAGATGGCTCCATCCGGGAGCTTCCGGCCCACAAGACGGCGTTGCTGATCTTTACCATGGTCGACGGGCTGGTGCGGATCGGCACCTACCGTCTTTACCAGCCGGGGTCGCTGTACGACGAGCTGGTGGACTCGGTCCAGCGTATGCTGAGCCGTTAG
- a CDS encoding response regulator has translation MRNDAKEQKVAGVGLAVFSGDFCRGDEVLAALRQDTGCRVVDDRVLVKEAARLSGMSPGAIERAFSAKDSVFEKFTHEKGGALAWLRRALAEQLGSSGLLLAGNVAHLLPREISHYLRVCLIAELPFRLQQAMAAENLTETEARRRITAADTAKAHWVQALRGHEDPWAAELYDMLLPMAETGVEEAAALIGRQLQRSAVQPTEESRQALADFQLAAQAGVALVEAGHDGEVAAQQGRLTVRITRKVLMFNRLRDEVQAMLGELPGVAEVSVEVDPGVPHDRQAEIYRKHDRGTPSKVLLVDDEREFVQTLSERLLFRDVGAAVAHDGQSALEMLIDDEPEVLVLDLKMPGIDGIEVLRRVKKIRPEVEVIILTGHGSEDDRRTCLELGALAYLRKPVDIDELEARLQEAHQKVQASREADRA, from the coding sequence ATGCGTAATGATGCCAAAGAGCAAAAAGTGGCCGGGGTGGGACTGGCGGTGTTCAGCGGTGATTTTTGCCGGGGCGACGAAGTGCTGGCGGCCCTGCGACAGGACACCGGCTGCCGGGTCGTCGATGACCGGGTGTTGGTAAAGGAAGCCGCCCGCTTGTCGGGAATGTCGCCTGGCGCCATTGAGCGGGCCTTCTCGGCCAAGGATTCGGTCTTTGAGAAATTTACCCATGAAAAGGGCGGCGCCTTGGCCTGGCTGCGGCGGGCCCTGGCTGAACAACTTGGGTCATCCGGGCTGCTGCTGGCCGGCAATGTGGCGCACCTGTTGCCCCGGGAAATCAGTCATTATTTAAGGGTTTGCCTGATTGCCGAACTGCCGTTCCGGCTGCAGCAGGCCATGGCGGCCGAAAACCTCACAGAAACCGAGGCCCGGCGGCGAATCACCGCCGCCGATACCGCCAAGGCCCATTGGGTTCAGGCCCTGCGGGGCCATGAAGACCCTTGGGCGGCGGAGCTATACGATATGTTGCTGCCCATGGCGGAAACCGGGGTCGAGGAGGCGGCGGCGCTGATCGGCCGGCAGTTGCAGCGGTCGGCGGTGCAGCCCACCGAAGAATCACGGCAGGCCCTGGCGGATTTCCAGCTGGCCGCTCAAGCCGGGGTGGCCTTGGTGGAAGCCGGCCATGACGGCGAGGTGGCGGCCCAACAGGGGCGGCTTACCGTGCGGATCACCAGAAAAGTTCTGATGTTCAACCGTCTGCGGGATGAAGTGCAGGCGATGCTGGGCGAGTTGCCGGGGGTGGCGGAGGTGTCCGTGGAAGTGGACCCCGGGGTGCCCCATGATCGCCAGGCCGAGATTTATCGCAAGCATGATCGCGGCACCCCTTCCAAGGTACTGCTGGTGGATGACGAGCGGGAGTTTGTCCAGACCCTGTCGGAGCGGTTGCTGTTCCGGGACGTGGGGGCGGCGGTGGCCCACGACGGCCAATCGGCCTTGGAGATGCTCATCGATGACGAGCCCGAGGTGCTGGTGCTGGATCTGAAAATGCCGGGCATCGACGGCATTGAGGTCCTGCGCCGGGTGAAAAAGATTCGCCCCGAGGTGGAGGTCATTATCCTCACCGGCCACGGCTCCGAGGATGACCGGCGGACCTGCCTGGAACTGGGTGCTTTGGCTTACCTGCGCAAGCCGGTGGATATCGACGAGCTTGAGGCCCGCCTGCAGGAGGCCCATCAAAAGGTCCAGGCGAGCCGGGAGGCCGACCGGGCCTGA
- a CDS encoding sensor histidine kinase, whose protein sequence is MMSRWRLKKPVFWDQGASGDAGDRPHFDFRRIWKRAVVLMLCVALLPLLALAWFDYQVTSQYSENEIVLRTDRLVSNTKRTVAFFLEERQAALQFVVREYGFAELNDDRRLAGILANLGSSIGGFTDLGLFNAEGRQIRYIGPYALKDRDYRDEPWFREVVAAGSHVSDVYLGFRAEPHMVIAVKREKEDGSFFVLRATLNTVWFNEQLAHIRESSFGDSFLINREGVIQTPTLAHGEVLDRFPLAIPAYAEDTRVATIADRQGRALVMGYAYIPGSPFILLAIGEKAELLQPWLSTRLVVVLFLVGAVLLIVLVTLGVATNLVGDIYRADRDRATALREAARANKLASLGRLAAGVAHEINNPLAIINEKAGLLADLLTRAGDAPPPKEKLLSQVESIHRAVARCAGITRRLLGFARPGEIKLEPVELAEVVQEVLEFHGKEAAHRNITVGVEIDPELPVLTSDRNKLQQIFLNLVGNAFAAMEDRGHLYITGSRPDTERVLITVTDDGCGIAEADLKKVFEPFFSTKSKDEGTGLGLFVTYGLVRELRGTIRVESMADAGTRFFITLPLQGQDRAENDEEQDADFTG, encoded by the coding sequence ATGATGAGCAGGTGGCGACTGAAAAAACCGGTGTTTTGGGACCAGGGGGCCAGCGGCGACGCCGGCGACCGGCCCCACTTCGACTTTCGCCGGATCTGGAAACGGGCGGTGGTGCTGATGCTTTGCGTAGCCCTGCTGCCGCTGCTGGCCCTGGCCTGGTTTGACTACCAGGTGACCAGCCAGTACAGCGAAAACGAGATTGTGCTGCGCACCGATCGGCTGGTCTCCAACACCAAGCGAACGGTGGCCTTCTTCCTGGAAGAGCGACAGGCGGCGTTGCAGTTCGTGGTCCGGGAGTACGGCTTTGCCGAGCTCAACGATGACCGGCGCTTGGCCGGGATCCTGGCCAACCTGGGCAGTTCCATCGGCGGTTTTACCGATCTCGGGCTGTTTAATGCCGAAGGCCGGCAGATTCGCTATATCGGCCCTTACGCCCTGAAAGACCGGGATTACCGCGACGAACCCTGGTTTCGCGAAGTGGTGGCCGCCGGCAGCCATGTCAGTGACGTCTACCTGGGTTTCAGGGCCGAGCCGCACATGGTGATCGCGGTGAAGCGGGAAAAGGAGGACGGTTCCTTTTTCGTGCTCCGGGCCACTTTGAATACCGTCTGGTTCAACGAGCAGCTGGCCCACATTCGGGAGAGCAGTTTCGGGGATTCGTTTCTGATTAACCGGGAAGGGGTGATTCAGACCCCGACCCTGGCCCATGGTGAGGTGCTGGACCGCTTCCCCCTGGCGATTCCGGCTTATGCCGAGGATACCCGGGTGGCGACCATCGCAGACCGGCAGGGACGAGCGTTGGTCATGGGCTATGCCTATATCCCCGGTTCCCCGTTTATTCTGCTGGCCATTGGGGAGAAGGCGGAACTGTTGCAGCCCTGGCTTTCGACCAGGTTGGTGGTGGTCCTTTTTCTGGTTGGCGCGGTGTTGCTGATTGTCCTGGTGACCCTGGGGGTGGCCACCAACCTGGTGGGCGATATCTACCGGGCCGACCGGGATCGGGCCACGGCCCTGCGCGAGGCGGCTCGGGCCAACAAGCTGGCCTCGCTGGGGCGGCTGGCCGCCGGGGTGGCCCATGAGATCAATAACCCTTTGGCCATCATCAACGAAAAGGCGGGGTTACTGGCCGACCTGCTGACCCGGGCCGGTGATGCACCTCCGCCCAAGGAAAAATTGCTGAGCCAGGTGGAATCTATTCACCGGGCGGTGGCTCGCTGTGCCGGCATTACCCGCCGCCTGCTGGGTTTTGCCCGGCCCGGTGAGATTAAACTGGAACCGGTCGAGCTGGCCGAGGTGGTGCAAGAGGTTCTGGAGTTTCACGGCAAAGAGGCGGCCCACCGCAATATCACCGTCGGGGTGGAGATTGACCCGGAACTGCCCGTCCTGACCAGCGATCGTAACAAGCTGCAGCAAATTTTTCTCAACCTGGTGGGCAACGCCTTTGCCGCCATGGAGGACAGGGGGCATCTCTATATCACCGGTAGCCGCCCGGACACCGAGCGGGTGCTGATCACCGTCACCGATGACGGTTGTGGTATTGCCGAAGCGGATTTGAAGAAGGTGTTCGAGCCCTTTTTCTCCACCAAAAGCAAGGATGAGGGTACCGGCTTGGGGCTGTTTGTTACTTACGGGCTGGTGCGCGAGCTGCGGGGCACGATCCGGGTGGAAAGCATGGCCGATGCCGGCACCAGATTTTTCATTACCCTGCCTTTGCAGGGCCAAGATAGGGCCGAAAACGACGAGGAGCAGGATGCGGATTTTACTGGTTGA
- a CDS encoding response regulator, translating into MRILLVDDEEELVSALAERLQLRGLAADWARSGEQALELARNQAYDVAVIDLKMPGIGGIELKKQLAAAFPALRFIFMSGHGSLSTFTSGIGEIGSADYFLLKPVDISQLIDRLRELAK; encoded by the coding sequence ATGCGGATTTTACTGGTTGACGACGAGGAGGAACTGGTTTCGGCCCTGGCTGAGAGGTTGCAGCTGAGGGGGCTGGCCGCCGATTGGGCGAGATCCGGCGAGCAAGCCCTGGAACTGGCTCGCAACCAGGCTTACGACGTGGCGGTGATTGACCTCAAGATGCCGGGAATTGGCGGGATCGAGTTGAAAAAGCAGCTGGCGGCGGCATTCCCCGCCCTGCGTTTCATCTTTATGAGCGGCCATGGCTCGCTCAGCACCTTCACCAGCGGCATCGGCGAAATCGGCAGCGCGGATTACTTTTTGCTAAAACCGGTGGATATCAGTCAGCTGATCGACCGGCTCCGTGAATTGGCGAAGTGA
- a CDS encoding histidine kinase dimerization/phospho-acceptor domain-containing protein, with amino-acid sequence MMTDKRVDGDLAGPRFCGEVSAAVSHEIKNVLAIIKETAGLLDDRAGRAQAEALPLAPDQVREATRAVDRQVRRADAIVRRLNRFAHSVDRESEAVELGESCRLLAELADRMLAGRGATLEVLAEAPEVTVQTSHFRLLQFLWRGLSAVLAAAGNGARLQLTVAARPEKKSGGRVELRWQTAAPTPVGGPEFPGPAELELLAQLAWQFELNPDEQHFVLLLP; translated from the coding sequence ATGATGACGGATAAACGAGTGGACGGCGACTTGGCAGGGCCACGGTTTTGCGGTGAGGTAAGCGCGGCGGTCAGCCATGAAATTAAAAACGTGCTGGCCATTATCAAGGAAACCGCCGGGTTGCTGGATGACCGTGCCGGGCGGGCGCAGGCCGAGGCTCTGCCGCTGGCTCCCGACCAGGTGCGGGAGGCGACCCGGGCTGTGGACCGGCAAGTACGGCGGGCCGATGCCATTGTTCGGCGCCTTAACCGTTTTGCCCACAGTGTGGATCGGGAGTCGGAGGCGGTGGAGCTGGGCGAGTCGTGCCGGCTGCTGGCCGAACTGGCCGACCGCATGTTGGCCGGCCGGGGGGCAACCCTGGAGGTGCTGGCGGAGGCGCCGGAGGTGACCGTGCAGACCAGCCACTTTCGCCTGCTGCAGTTTTTATGGCGAGGGTTGTCGGCCGTATTGGCAGCGGCGGGCAACGGGGCTCGGTTGCAGCTGACGGTGGCTGCCCGGCCTGAAAAGAAGAGCGGTGGCCGGGTGGAACTGCGCTGGCAGACGGCGGCGCCAACCCCGGTGGGCGGCCCGGAATTTCCCGGTCCGGCGGAACTTGAATTGCTGGCGCAACTGGCTTGGCAATTTGAATTAAATCCCGATGAACAGCATTTTGTGTTGCTGCTGCCGTGA
- a CDS encoding response regulator, producing the protein MAEKILLIDDEAEFVETLAARMRSRQMEVSTATSAVEALQREDVDSYDAIVLDLQMPGMDGLAALEEIKKRNPQLQVILLTGKATVEKGVQAMKMGAMDLLEKPADIDELTRKIKEAGARKMVLVTAASESQIKEIIGNKAW; encoded by the coding sequence ATGGCGGAGAAAATTTTATTGATCGATGATGAGGCAGAATTTGTGGAAACCCTGGCCGCTCGGATGCGCTCCCGGCAGATGGAGGTGAGTACCGCCACTTCCGCCGTTGAGGCCTTGCAGCGCGAGGATGTGGACTCTTACGACGCCATTGTCCTGGACCTGCAGATGCCGGGCATGGACGGCCTGGCGGCGCTGGAGGAAATCAAGAAGCGCAACCCTCAGCTCCAGGTGATCCTGCTCACCGGCAAGGCCACGGTGGAGAAAGGGGTGCAGGCGATGAAAATGGGGGCCATGGATCTACTGGAAAAACCTGCGGATATCGATGAGCTGACCAGGAAAATCAAGGAAGCCGGAGCCCGGAAGATGGTGCTGGTCACGGCGGCCAGCGAAAGCCAGATCAAGGAGATTATCGGCAACAAGGCCTGGTAA
- a CDS encoding sulfite exporter TauE/SafE family protein: protein MSAFKQVGQFMMAGARAHAQWEKKMSDRILGDRRRLLLLGLLLLPIILGGVAWADELVGALPAILGGKMAYSPAFYTPTIFFASIGVGLGAGLITGCIGAGGGFIIAPALMSAGVKGIMAVGTDLFHIFAKAIMGSVLHRKLGNISVALAVTFLIGAIGGATVGGLINRTLYELNPVLSDAFITTVYVFMLGFLGFYALADFLQSRKASTLATAEGQAQKDTESMTALSQKIQGVNIPPMIHFDQGVVPGGRKISALFLVISGVVVGLAAAIMGVGGGFLTFPIFVYILGVSSSTTVGTDIFQIIFTAGYAGLGQYAIYGFIFYTLAMGMLLGSLIGIQIGSVVTKVVPGSTIRGFYAVAVLSGFVNRAFALPSKLAALGYLDITARTGYILEQIGIYLFFVVITIFSIWVIGTFVVNIKALKTGPLTTHSNEQV, encoded by the coding sequence ATGAGTGCATTCAAACAAGTCGGCCAGTTCATGATGGCCGGCGCCAGGGCCCACGCCCAGTGGGAAAAAAAGATGTCCGACCGGATTCTGGGTGATCGCCGGCGGCTGTTGTTGCTGGGGCTGCTGCTGCTGCCCATCATTCTGGGCGGGGTGGCCTGGGCCGACGAACTGGTTGGTGCCTTGCCGGCCATCCTCGGCGGTAAGATGGCCTATTCTCCGGCCTTTTATACCCCCACCATCTTTTTTGCCTCCATCGGCGTAGGTCTGGGAGCCGGCCTGATCACCGGCTGCATCGGCGCCGGCGGCGGCTTCATCATCGCTCCGGCCCTGATGAGCGCCGGGGTCAAGGGGATCATGGCGGTGGGCACCGACCTGTTTCACATCTTCGCCAAGGCGATCATGGGTAGCGTGCTCCATCGCAAGCTGGGCAACATCTCGGTGGCCCTGGCGGTGACCTTCCTGATCGGCGCCATCGGTGGCGCCACCGTGGGCGGGTTGATCAACCGCACCCTGTATGAACTCAACCCGGTGCTCAGTGATGCCTTCATCACCACCGTTTATGTCTTCATGCTGGGCTTTCTGGGCTTTTACGCCCTGGCTGATTTCCTGCAGTCCCGCAAGGCTTCCACCCTGGCCACCGCCGAAGGGCAGGCGCAAAAGGACACCGAAAGCATGACCGCCCTGAGCCAGAAGATTCAAGGGGTTAATATTCCGCCCATGATCCACTTCGATCAGGGCGTGGTGCCCGGCGGGCGCAAGATCTCGGCCCTGTTTCTGGTCATCAGCGGTGTAGTGGTGGGCCTGGCCGCGGCCATCATGGGGGTGGGCGGTGGTTTTCTCACCTTCCCGATCTTTGTTTACATCCTGGGGGTGTCCTCTTCCACCACCGTGGGCACCGACATCTTCCAGATTATCTTTACCGCCGGTTACGCCGGCCTGGGACAGTACGCCATTTACGGCTTTATCTTTTACACCCTGGCCATGGGCATGCTGCTGGGCTCCCTGATCGGCATCCAGATCGGCTCGGTGGTTACCAAGGTGGTGCCGGGATCAACCATCCGCGGCTTTTACGCGGTGGCGGTGCTCTCCGGCTTTGTTAACCGGGCCTTTGCTCTGCCCAGCAAGCTGGCGGCTTTGGGGTATCTCGATATCACCGCCCGCACCGGCTATATCCTGGAGCAGATCGGGATCTATTTATTTTTTGTCGTTATTACAATCTTTTCGATTTGGGTTATCGGTACCTTTGTGGTCAATATCAAGGCCCTGAAGACCGGGCCGTTGACAACCCATTCCAACGAGCAGGTTTAA